A genomic region of Catalinimonas niigatensis contains the following coding sequences:
- the xseA gene encoding exodeoxyribonuclease VII large subunit codes for MSYLSLFELNKLVKHALSNHLEPSYWVVAEIGEIRLTQKGHCYLELIEKDSQQLLAKTRATIWSYTYRNLNGWFEAITGESLKGGMNILCQVEVAYHEVYGISLNIKDIDANFTLGERARKKQEVLNRLADEGVVEMNKALLLPTVPQKIAVISSPTAAGLGDFLDQLSSNRYAYHFEIKLFKALMQGNQAEESIVNAMLEVYQELEQKEDAYDVLVIIRGGGAQVDLDCFDGYDVAAHIAQFPIPVITGIGHERDETVADLVAHTRMKTPTAVAEFLINGILSFDEKLEGLWYRLTQKAQFTLKDNTYALDNLSNRLKFAANSILQNERHQLEQAQHQLQYYSRQQIKGEREKLLQTRKNLEVVSQKKLLTLKEKLNNYKKYLLASDPEHILKKGFTYSSVNGKPLQKVNAIEEGDMLETISFQKVLRSRVESIQNRQKHERQKEK; via the coding sequence ATGAGTTATCTATCCTTATTTGAACTCAATAAGCTGGTCAAACATGCTTTATCTAATCACTTAGAACCATCCTACTGGGTGGTGGCAGAAATTGGTGAAATACGTCTCACCCAAAAGGGCCATTGCTATCTGGAATTGATAGAGAAAGACAGTCAACAACTTCTCGCCAAAACGCGGGCTACCATCTGGAGCTATACCTATCGCAACCTGAACGGATGGTTTGAGGCAATCACCGGAGAGTCTTTGAAGGGCGGGATGAATATACTGTGTCAGGTGGAGGTAGCTTATCATGAAGTATATGGGATCAGTCTGAATATCAAAGACATAGATGCCAACTTTACGCTGGGTGAAAGAGCAAGAAAAAAGCAGGAGGTGTTGAACAGGTTGGCCGATGAAGGAGTAGTGGAGATGAATAAAGCTCTTTTGCTTCCCACTGTACCACAAAAGATAGCAGTGATCAGTTCTCCCACTGCTGCAGGCTTAGGTGATTTTTTGGATCAGCTTTCTTCCAACCGCTACGCCTATCATTTTGAAATCAAATTGTTCAAGGCGCTGATGCAGGGCAATCAGGCGGAGGAGAGCATTGTCAATGCCATGCTGGAAGTCTATCAGGAATTGGAGCAGAAGGAAGATGCCTACGATGTGCTGGTCATCATCCGGGGAGGAGGAGCGCAGGTAGATCTGGATTGTTTTGATGGTTATGATGTGGCTGCTCATATTGCCCAGTTTCCTATTCCGGTGATTACGGGTATCGGGCACGAAAGGGATGAAACAGTGGCTGACCTTGTGGCGCACACGCGTATGAAAACACCCACGGCAGTAGCAGAATTTCTGATCAACGGCATACTCAGTTTTGATGAAAAGCTGGAAGGACTGTGGTATAGACTAACGCAAAAAGCACAGTTTACATTGAAAGATAATACCTATGCTTTGGATAACTTAAGCAATAGGTTGAAATTTGCAGCCAACAGTATCTTACAGAATGAACGGCATCAGTTGGAACAGGCACAGCATCAACTCCAATATTATAGTCGACAGCAAATTAAAGGAGAGAGAGAAAAACTGTTGCAAACCAGAAAAAACCTGGAAGTTGTGTCTCAGAAAAAATTGCTAACCTTAAAAGAAAAATTAAATAACTACAAAAAATATCTGCTTGCCTCTGATCCTGAGCATATACTGAAGAAAGGTTTTACCTATAGTTCAGTGAATGGAAAGCCCCTACAGAAAGTAAATGCAATAGAAGAAGGCGATATGTTGGAAACCATTAGCTTTCAAAAGGTTTTGAGAAGTAGAGTAGAAAGTATTCAGAATAGACAAAAGCATGAGCGCCAAAAAGAAAAGTAA
- a CDS encoding cob(I)yrinic acid a,c-diamide adenosyltransferase, with protein MKIYTKTGDQGNTSLIGGIRVPKSHDRVEAYGTVDELNSFIGIVRDMSVNETRQSIFQHIQETLFVMGSLLAADPGKKPSYLPDLQEEDILQLEQAIDQMQDELPEMKHFILPGGHPDVSNCHLARAVCRRAERTVVRLHEKEEVDANIIVYLNRLSDYLFVLARYIGKEHQVAEIPWKPRKK; from the coding sequence ATGAAGATATACACCAAAACCGGTGATCAGGGAAATACCTCATTGATAGGGGGAATTCGTGTACCCAAATCACATGATAGAGTGGAGGCTTACGGCACGGTGGATGAACTGAATTCTTTCATTGGTATAGTAAGGGATATGTCTGTCAATGAAACGCGCCAGTCCATTTTTCAGCACATACAGGAAACCTTATTTGTGATGGGATCTTTGCTGGCGGCAGATCCGGGTAAAAAGCCTAGCTATTTACCCGATTTGCAGGAAGAAGATATATTACAATTAGAGCAGGCCATAGACCAGATGCAGGATGAACTTCCTGAAATGAAGCATTTTATCCTGCCAGGAGGCCATCCTGATGTTTCTAATTGCCATCTGGCCAGAGCGGTGTGCCGGAGAGCAGAAAGGACGGTGGTCAGGTTACATGAAAAAGAAGAAGTAGATGCCAATATAATCGTTTATCTAAACCGCCTGTCGGATTATCTTTTTGTGCTCGCCCGCTACATTGGTAAAGAACATCAGGTAGCAGAAATTCCCTGGAAGCCCCGGAAAAAATAG
- a CDS encoding methyltransferase domain-containing protein, with protein MHPFSSHSSDVYGKALYDYYTKGEATPLYLHTSYEVVEEMPVDWFFREEEDFPALELRALETAHGKILDIGAGAGSHAIALHEQGKEVHVLDHSLYCTEIMRSRGLSKILYQSIWKTVPEKYNTLLLLMNGIGIVGTIENLRKFLLQAHDWINPGGQILFDSSDLSYLYEDIKVQQYPYKGEIQYQYEYQGKKGEWFSWLYIDPQNMRKIARECGWKMEILEEDHNDQYLGRLTNA; from the coding sequence ATGCATCCATTCTCTTCACATTCATCAGACGTCTACGGAAAGGCTTTATACGATTATTATACAAAAGGAGAGGCAACACCGCTCTATTTGCATACCAGTTACGAGGTAGTAGAGGAGATGCCGGTAGATTGGTTTTTTCGGGAAGAAGAAGATTTTCCTGCTTTAGAGCTACGTGCTCTGGAAACTGCGCATGGTAAAATTCTGGACATAGGAGCTGGCGCAGGCAGCCATGCCATTGCGTTGCATGAACAGGGAAAAGAAGTCCATGTGCTTGACCATTCTCTTTATTGTACCGAGATCATGAGGTCCAGAGGGCTCTCCAAAATATTGTATCAATCAATCTGGAAGACTGTTCCGGAAAAGTACAATACGCTACTGCTACTGATGAATGGTATAGGCATCGTGGGAACGATAGAAAATTTGAGGAAATTTTTATTGCAGGCGCATGATTGGATAAATCCCGGTGGGCAAATCCTCTTTGATTCCAGTGATCTATCCTATTTGTATGAGGATATCAAAGTACAACAATATCCTTATAAAGGAGAAATCCAGTACCAATATGAATACCAGGGCAAGAAAGGAGAATGGTTTTCATGGCTATACATTGATCCGCAAAATATGCGTAAAATAGCCAGAGAATGTGGCTGGAAGATGGAAATACTGGAAGAAGACCATAACGACCAATATCTGGGCAGATTAACTAATGCATAG
- a CDS encoding SDR family NAD(P)-dependent oxidoreductase has translation MVNRQNEEVSNQLTADQIDQCLAVLETLNSDTNQIFDIPEEKRLALIMAAGLLSRPSREEFLRRKKDAKKAAKRKIAEKDKHARNRTGIRSAREAAVFVAPAMIDLQAVQGQDFKILESPRNCYVCKEVYHTLHHFYDTMCPSCGDFNYAKRFQTADMSGQVALVTGSRLKIGYHITLMMLRAGATVIATTRFPVDSALRYAKEPDFKQWGHRLKIHGLDLRHIPSVEIFCNFIEQQYDRLDVLINNAAQTVRRPSGFYQHLMPNEERAFTELPTYAQNLLADHHTCLQELKALSAGFYEGQHKNLPVTWHGKQLGIGLSASAKLSQIPYSIDNTLTAEEVFPVGKLDADLQQVDLRKTNSWRLKLGEIYTNEMLEVQLVNAVAPFVLCNRLVNIMKKENTGQKHIINVSAMEGKFHRFHKEDRHPHTNMAKAALNMMTHTSASDFAKYGIYMNAVDTGWVTDEDPAELARKKEEIHDFQPPLDIVDGAARVMDPLFDGINTGKHWCGKFLKDYRPIDW, from the coding sequence ATGGTGAATAGGCAAAACGAGGAAGTATCAAATCAACTTACAGCGGATCAAATTGATCAGTGTTTAGCTGTTTTGGAAACGCTGAATAGTGATACCAATCAAATATTTGATATTCCTGAAGAGAAGAGATTAGCGCTTATCATGGCCGCAGGATTACTTTCACGACCCAGCCGTGAAGAGTTTTTAAGACGTAAAAAAGATGCTAAGAAAGCGGCTAAAAGAAAGATTGCAGAAAAGGATAAGCATGCCCGTAACAGAACAGGCATCAGGAGTGCCCGTGAAGCTGCTGTATTTGTGGCACCTGCCATGATTGATTTGCAAGCTGTACAGGGTCAAGATTTCAAAATACTGGAATCACCCAGAAATTGTTATGTGTGCAAAGAGGTGTATCATACCCTACATCATTTTTATGATACGATGTGCCCCTCCTGTGGTGATTTCAATTATGCGAAACGTTTTCAAACCGCGGATATGAGCGGGCAAGTCGCCCTGGTGACTGGTTCAAGACTGAAAATTGGATACCACATTACTCTGATGATGTTACGAGCAGGCGCTACGGTAATTGCCACCACCAGATTTCCGGTAGACTCCGCTTTACGCTATGCTAAAGAACCGGATTTCAAACAGTGGGGACATCGCCTGAAAATCCATGGACTGGACCTTCGGCATATTCCCAGTGTAGAGATCTTTTGCAATTTTATTGAGCAGCAATATGATCGCCTGGATGTGTTGATTAATAATGCTGCCCAGACAGTACGGCGTCCGTCCGGCTTTTATCAGCACCTGATGCCCAATGAAGAACGCGCTTTTACCGAACTGCCCACCTACGCACAAAACCTGCTGGCTGATCATCATACCTGTTTACAAGAATTGAAAGCCTTAAGCGCAGGCTTCTACGAAGGACAGCATAAAAACCTGCCTGTGACCTGGCATGGCAAGCAGTTGGGAATAGGTTTGAGTGCCTCCGCCAAACTTTCGCAGATTCCCTATAGCATAGATAATACATTAACTGCTGAAGAAGTATTTCCGGTGGGAAAACTGGATGCCGATCTACAGCAGGTAGATTTAAGAAAAACCAATAGCTGGCGATTGAAGCTGGGAGAAATCTATACCAACGAAATGCTGGAAGTGCAATTGGTCAATGCGGTAGCTCCTTTCGTACTGTGTAACCGCCTGGTCAATATCATGAAAAAAGAGAATACCGGTCAGAAGCATATCATCAATGTTTCTGCCATGGAAGGTAAATTCCATCGTTTTCATAAGGAAGACCGTCATCCCCATACCAACATGGCCAAGGCAGCACTCAATATGATGACACATACTTCAGCATCTGATTTTGCCAAATACGGTATTTATATGAATGCAGTAGACACCGGCTGGGTAACCGATGAAGACCCTGCCGAGCTTGCCAGGAAGAAGGAAGAAATCCATGACTTTCAGCCACCCCTGGATATTGTGGATGGCGCTGCCCGTGTGATGGACCCGCTCTTTGATGGCATCAATACCGGTAAACACTGGTGTGGTAAATTCCTGAAAGACTACCGCCCCATTGATTGGTGA
- a CDS encoding AI-2E family transporter, giving the protein MTSSSSSGSIVRWAAFFLLVTLIVHIMVVAKSVLIPLIFAGFVAILFSPVSTWLEKFNFPRWLSSLVCLLLAIIIFGGIITFFYTQTRRFASDMDSLGQSMNELLSRFTDRINDLTGNTNLVEMNTVQEAFGALLENNTDILTQGLSQMTASFIQVMLFMSLVVLFLIYRDEILAFGLKVINGQNKNVKAIILKVKLVVRNYIIGIFLVIVILAVCNSIALWAMDIEHAIFFAVFAAVLNIVPFIGPLVGSILPALFALVMKDSLWYPFGVILYFIVIQSFESYMITPSIVGKKVSINPMFTILAIFVGNLVWGVAGMIVFIPFTAMLKQIFDEVDTLKPYGYIMGAMNEKKS; this is encoded by the coding sequence ATGACTTCTTCCTCATCTTCAGGCTCAATTGTTCGTTGGGCTGCATTTTTTTTGTTAGTCACACTTATCGTCCATATTATGGTGGTAGCGAAGTCAGTGCTGATTCCTTTGATATTTGCCGGGTTTGTGGCCATACTTTTCTCTCCTGTAAGCACCTGGTTAGAAAAGTTTAATTTTCCCAGGTGGTTATCTTCTTTGGTTTGTTTACTGTTGGCCATCATCATTTTTGGAGGTATCATTACTTTCTTCTATACCCAGACCAGAAGGTTTGCCAGCGATATGGATAGCCTGGGACAAAGTATGAACGAGCTGCTCAGTCGTTTTACAGATCGTATCAATGATTTAACGGGAAACACGAATCTTGTGGAAATGAATACTGTACAAGAAGCTTTTGGGGCTTTACTGGAAAACAATACAGATATTCTTACCCAGGGGCTGTCTCAGATGACAGCCAGTTTTATCCAGGTGATGCTATTTATGTCACTTGTGGTGCTTTTTCTCATTTACAGAGATGAAATTCTGGCTTTTGGTCTAAAAGTAATCAACGGACAAAATAAAAATGTTAAAGCGATCATTCTTAAAGTGAAACTGGTAGTCAGAAATTATATCATCGGCATATTTTTAGTCATTGTCATTCTGGCGGTATGCAACAGCATCGCTTTGTGGGCCATGGATATAGAGCATGCCATTTTCTTTGCCGTATTTGCGGCGGTCCTCAATATTGTACCTTTTATTGGGCCATTGGTAGGTTCCATACTGCCTGCTTTATTTGCATTGGTCATGAAGGATTCATTGTGGTACCCTTTTGGTGTAATATTGTACTTCATTGTAATTCAATCGTTTGAAAGTTATATGATCACACCTAGTATAGTGGGGAAGAAAGTGAGTATAAACCCTATGTTTACCATCCTGGCTATCTTTGTAGGTAACCTGGTGTGGGGTGTAGCCGGAATGATTGTTTTTATCCCATTTACCGCTATGCTCAAGCAGATTTTTGATGAAGTGGATACACTAAAACCCTACGGATACATTATGGGAGCTATGAATGAAAAGAAATCATAG
- the gatC gene encoding Asp-tRNA(Asn)/Glu-tRNA(Gln) amidotransferase subunit GatC, with amino-acid sequence MKIDRTTVQKIAHLARLEFEHDAEEEMIKSMSEILDWVDQLKEVDTEGVEPLTSMSHEINVWREDEVQDTLSHERGLSQAPKCDDDYYRVPKVIE; translated from the coding sequence ATGAAAATTGATCGTACCACTGTACAAAAGATAGCCCATCTGGCAAGGCTTGAGTTTGAGCATGATGCTGAAGAGGAAATGATCAAAAGTATGAGTGAAATTCTGGATTGGGTAGACCAGCTCAAAGAGGTGGATACCGAGGGTGTGGAACCTCTAACCAGTATGTCACATGAAATCAACGTATGGCGTGAAGATGAAGTGCAAGATACGCTTTCTCATGAGCGTGGACTCTCACAGGCACCCAAGTGTGATGATGATTACTATCGTGTACCCAAGGTAATTGAGTAA
- a CDS encoding WD40/YVTN/BNR-like repeat-containing protein produces MLFLLFITCENLQAQKRNRNQATTISYDTVLYSGLKWRSIGPYRGGRSATVTGVPGKPNLFYFGATGGGVWKTEDAGQTWSNISDGYFGGSIGAVAVSEYDNNVIYVGGGEKTVRGNVSFGYGMWKSTDAGKTWENIGLNETRQIGRIRIHPRNPDIVYVAAIGNLFAPHEQRGVFRSMDGGKNWEKVLYANDQAGAVDLVFDPSNPRILYASTWRIKRTPYSLESGGEGSALWKSTDGGDNWKEISKNKGMPHGTLGIIGVTVSPVNSERVFAIIEAENGGVFRSDNGGQTWTKTNEDRSLRQRAWYYTRIYADTKDEDIVYVLNVDYHKSKDGGKSFEAYEAPHGDHHDLWIAPEDNQRMVIADDGGAQVSMDGGDNWTTYHNQPTAQFYRVVTDDHFPYRIYGAQQDNSTLRILHRTDDYSINENHWEETAGGESAHLAVDPENNDIVYGGSYGGFLSRVNHDNNQIRLINVWPDNPMGYGAKSLKYRFQWNYPIFFSPHNPNKLYVASNHLHATTNEGQSWEEISPDLTRNDTTKLGSSGGPITKDNTSVEYYATIFAAIESPYEEGLLWTGSDDGLMHISRDGGKNWENVTPPAMPEWMMINSIEADPFTEGGAYVAGTRYKLGDFQPYLYKTKDYGKSWQLIVSGIDSEHFTRVVRADPKRQGLLYAGTETAMYFSFDDGASWSSFQLNLPTVPITDLAVKENNLIAATQGRSFWLIDDLTPLHQLNEKVAGSNFYLYQPTDSYLMDGGQRGDSPTEGANHPGGVMIHFFLRDSIDSTTTISLKIKDNGGQVIKEYSTAFDKEEKDLSKEKLEVKQGFNTFNWDMRYPNAKSFEGMILWGGGLNGPKALPGTYQVELAVNDNRMGQNFKIIADPRWESTQADLQAQHDFLMSVRDKLTETHQAIEDIRNIREQMNTVVDKVKGNEAMQEIVDKAKAIDQKMTVIEQELYQTKNRSGQDPLNFPIKLNNKLANVGSQVGYGHFKPTQQAIDFKDEIIEKIDEQLQEFKKVINQEVSEFNRMVQEKNVSSVSLKDTPQPVNP; encoded by the coding sequence ATGCTTTTCTTACTGTTTATAACCTGCGAGAATCTTCAGGCACAAAAGCGTAACCGAAATCAAGCCACTACAATATCTTACGATACGGTGCTTTATAGCGGACTGAAATGGCGATCTATAGGCCCTTATCGTGGAGGTCGCTCTGCTACAGTGACAGGAGTGCCTGGCAAACCCAATCTGTTTTACTTCGGTGCTACCGGCGGCGGTGTATGGAAAACGGAAGATGCAGGCCAGACATGGAGCAATATTTCAGACGGCTATTTTGGTGGTTCTATCGGAGCGGTAGCAGTGAGTGAGTATGATAATAATGTTATCTATGTTGGAGGAGGAGAAAAGACGGTCAGAGGCAATGTATCATTTGGCTATGGGATGTGGAAATCTACCGATGCCGGTAAGACCTGGGAGAATATTGGTCTCAATGAAACCCGGCAGATCGGCAGAATCAGAATCCATCCCCGCAATCCTGACATTGTTTATGTCGCAGCCATAGGAAATTTATTTGCTCCTCACGAACAAAGAGGTGTATTTCGTTCTATGGACGGAGGGAAGAACTGGGAAAAGGTACTCTATGCCAATGATCAGGCAGGAGCCGTTGATCTGGTCTTTGATCCCAGCAATCCTCGCATCTTATATGCCAGCACATGGCGCATAAAACGTACACCCTACAGCCTGGAAAGTGGGGGCGAAGGTTCAGCCTTATGGAAAAGTACCGACGGAGGAGACAACTGGAAAGAAATCTCTAAAAATAAAGGGATGCCCCATGGTACTTTAGGGATCATAGGCGTCACGGTTTCTCCGGTCAATTCGGAAAGAGTGTTTGCCATCATTGAAGCAGAAAACGGAGGCGTGTTCCGTTCGGATAATGGCGGGCAAACCTGGACCAAAACCAATGAGGATCGTAGCTTAAGGCAAAGGGCATGGTATTATACCCGTATCTATGCCGACACTAAAGATGAAGATATCGTCTATGTGTTAAATGTAGATTACCATAAATCCAAAGATGGAGGCAAATCCTTTGAAGCCTACGAAGCGCCTCACGGTGACCATCACGATCTGTGGATCGCACCGGAAGACAATCAGCGGATGGTTATCGCCGATGATGGCGGGGCACAGGTAAGCATGGATGGTGGTGACAACTGGACAACTTACCATAATCAGCCTACTGCCCAGTTTTATCGTGTGGTGACCGATGATCATTTTCCTTACCGCATCTACGGAGCACAGCAGGATAATTCCACCCTTAGAATACTGCACCGCACAGATGATTACAGCATCAACGAAAACCATTGGGAAGAAACTGCCGGTGGGGAAAGTGCCCATCTGGCGGTTGATCCTGAAAATAATGACATCGTGTATGGGGGTTCTTATGGAGGATTCTTATCACGCGTCAACCATGACAATAACCAGATCAGACTGATTAATGTGTGGCCGGATAATCCCATGGGTTATGGAGCCAAGAGTTTAAAGTATCGCTTCCAGTGGAACTACCCGATCTTCTTCTCGCCCCACAATCCCAATAAACTGTACGTTGCCTCCAACCATCTGCATGCGACTACCAATGAAGGGCAAAGCTGGGAAGAGATCAGTCCCGACCTAACCCGCAATGATACTACCAAATTGGGTTCTTCCGGCGGGCCAATTACCAAAGACAATACCAGTGTTGAATACTATGCGACAATCTTTGCAGCGATTGAGTCGCCTTATGAAGAAGGATTATTGTGGACAGGTTCCGACGATGGGTTAATGCATATCAGCAGGGATGGGGGTAAAAACTGGGAGAATGTAACACCTCCCGCTATGCCTGAATGGATGATGATCAACAGCATAGAAGCCGATCCTTTTACTGAAGGAGGGGCTTATGTAGCCGGTACACGCTATAAGTTAGGCGATTTCCAGCCTTATCTCTACAAAACCAAAGACTATGGAAAAAGCTGGCAGTTGATTGTCAGTGGAATAGATAGTGAACATTTTACCCGGGTAGTACGGGCCGACCCCAAACGTCAGGGACTACTCTATGCTGGTACGGAAACAGCTATGTATTTCTCTTTTGACGATGGAGCCAGCTGGTCGTCTTTTCAACTCAATTTACCCACAGTACCCATTACCGACCTGGCGGTGAAGGAAAATAACCTTATTGCCGCTACGCAGGGGCGTAGTTTCTGGCTGATAGATGATCTTACGCCTCTCCATCAACTCAATGAGAAAGTAGCGGGCAGTAATTTCTACCTCTACCAGCCTACAGACAGCTATCTGATGGACGGTGGGCAAAGAGGAGACTCGCCTACTGAAGGTGCCAATCATCCTGGTGGTGTGATGATCCATTTCTTTCTCAGAGATTCTATAGATTCTACAACTACCATAAGCCTGAAAATTAAAGATAATGGTGGACAAGTGATCAAAGAATACAGTACTGCTTTTGATAAAGAGGAGAAGGATTTATCTAAAGAAAAACTTGAGGTCAAGCAGGGTTTCAATACTTTCAACTGGGATATGCGCTATCCCAATGCCAAGAGCTTTGAGGGAATGATCCTTTGGGGGGGTGGGCTAAACGGCCCCAAAGCACTTCCTGGTACTTATCAGGTAGAACTAGCGGTGAATGACAATCGTATGGGGCAAAATTTTAAGATAATCGCTGATCCAAGATGGGAATCTACCCAGGCTGACTTGCAGGCACAACATGATTTCCTGATGTCGGTGAGAGATAAGCTGACTGAGACCCACCAAGCCATTGAAGATATCCGAAATATCCGGGAGCAGATGAATACAGTAGTAGATAAGGTCAAAGGAAATGAAGCCATGCAGGAGATTGTGGACAAAGCCAAAGCCATAGATCAGAAGATGACAGTGATAGAACAGGAATTGTATCAGACGAAGAACAGAAGCGGACAAGACCCTTTGAACTTTCCGATAAAGTTAAATAACAAACTGGCAAATGTAGGCTCACAGGTAGGTTATGGACACTTTAAACCTACCCAGCAAGCGATTGACTTCAAAGATGAAATCATTGAAAAGATTGATGAACAGCTACAGGAGTTTAAAAAAGTGATCAATCAGGAAGTGTCGGAGTTTAACCGCATGGTACAGGAGAAAAATGTAAGTTCGGTCAGTTTGAAAGATACACCTCAACCGGTAAATCCTTAA
- a CDS encoding ketopantoate reductase family protein — MYKRIAIIGLGGVGGYFGFKLNESNTDKKFNITFVARGITHDIVKASGLTLHSPEHAHTNTRPDSVLQEISALTQQDLILICVKAYDLENVCQQLLDIVTDKTVLLPLMNGVDIYDRIRKVIMDGVVLPSCVYVASHMEEKGVIVHKGNTGKIILGRDPQHLQENIDWVVDMLQNSGANITFRDNPLTEIWTKFIFIASFGLVSARYNKSIGQLCETLLLKERAISIMEEIKAVAERKNVQLPHNIIELTFKKAETFPYHTPTSLQLDVHSGKRENELELFAGAIIRYGIETETDTSNTRAIYAEITEKLRLS, encoded by the coding sequence ATGTATAAAAGAATTGCCATTATCGGACTAGGTGGAGTAGGAGGATATTTTGGGTTCAAACTCAATGAATCAAATACCGACAAAAAATTTAACATCACCTTTGTCGCAAGAGGCATTACTCATGATATCGTAAAAGCCAGTGGGTTGACTTTGCATTCACCAGAACATGCCCACACCAATACCCGACCCGACAGCGTACTGCAAGAAATATCAGCATTGACACAGCAGGATTTGATACTCATCTGTGTCAAAGCCTATGATCTGGAAAATGTATGTCAGCAGTTACTTGACATCGTTACTGACAAAACGGTCCTCTTGCCTTTGATGAACGGAGTAGATATCTATGATCGGATAAGAAAAGTAATCATGGATGGAGTAGTGCTGCCTTCCTGTGTCTATGTGGCATCTCATATGGAAGAAAAGGGCGTGATCGTTCATAAAGGTAATACAGGTAAAATCATTCTGGGCAGGGACCCCCAACATCTTCAAGAAAACATAGACTGGGTTGTTGACATGCTGCAAAACAGTGGAGCGAATATAACTTTTCGGGATAACCCCCTGACCGAAATCTGGACAAAGTTTATTTTTATCGCCAGTTTTGGATTAGTGTCAGCAAGGTATAACAAATCCATAGGACAGCTGTGTGAAACGCTTTTATTGAAAGAAAGGGCGATAAGCATTATGGAAGAAATTAAAGCGGTTGCTGAAAGAAAAAATGTACAACTTCCGCACAACATCATTGAGCTTACTTTTAAGAAAGCTGAAACCTTTCCTTACCATACGCCAACCTCACTTCAATTGGATGTGCATTCCGGAAAGCGTGAAAACGAACTTGAATTGTTTGCAGGGGCCATTATACGTTACGGGATTGAAACCGAGACAGACACCAGCAATACCCGGGCAATATATGCTGAAATAACAGAAAAGCTCCGTTTGAGTTAG
- the xseB gene encoding exodeoxyribonuclease VII small subunit — translation MSAKKKSKDLKYQAALDELEAIVSEVESDTMDIDSLSEKIERALELIHHCRGKLRETETTIQKAFENGSQINDEE, via the coding sequence ATGAGCGCCAAAAAGAAAAGTAAAGACCTGAAATATCAGGCTGCCCTGGATGAATTAGAAGCCATCGTAAGTGAAGTAGAAAGTGATACAATGGATATTGATAGTTTATCAGAAAAAATTGAAAGGGCTTTGGAACTGATTCATCATTGCCGTGGCAAGCTCAGGGAAACGGAAACTACAATTCAAAAAGCTTTTGAAAATGGTAGCCAAATCAATGACGAAGAATGA